One Deltaproteobacteria bacterium genomic window carries:
- a CDS encoding response regulator — protein sequence IRTPINNVIGTVEMAFDAKPSKEVAKCLEMVEGSAKILLTVINDILDFSKIEAGKMHIELIKLDLGEFLEQAITPLKANAEKKGIRFSLDIDDDVPKYIKSDGVRLAQILNNLIGNAMKFTKKQGGIINVRVSSLKPDSRSGIAQVSSQIHFSIEDNGIGIPKDKHKSIFESFSQADESTTRQFGGTGLGLTIAAQLSRLLGGDIWVESVVNEGSTFHFTISAGKVQEDVLSEIDPHSAKSEQPHANRDSKKSCRILVVDDNEMGREIARHRLEKWGHIVSLAINGREAVERFSEETFDLILMDCQMPVMDGYQATREIRQLERSRGNDTSGTPIPILAMTANATDGAEGGCLEAGMDYYISKPVNEEELISVIDKYVENAVNRDNSVYASASSASTTTKEEDEKTTEIPSAISPHVQEQRSNSHTPCRILVVDDNEMGREIARHRLEKWGHSVAIAANGEEAVERFKQEKFDLIFMDCEMPVMDGLTATKLIRQLEQNGHGKHFIIRIPILAMTANEVDRAESECLEAGMDAYVSKPIKESELTNAINRFVSERQQNI from the coding sequence ATTCGCACTCCTATAAACAACGTAATTGGGACGGTGGAAATGGCCTTCGATGCAAAGCCTTCTAAGGAAGTTGCTAAATGCTTAGAAATGGTGGAAGGCTCGGCTAAAATCTTGCTCACCGTCATTAACGATATTTTGGACTTCTCCAAAATCGAAGCGGGCAAGATGCATATTGAGTTAATCAAACTCGATCTTGGGGAATTTCTGGAGCAGGCAATCACGCCATTAAAGGCAAATGCCGAAAAGAAGGGAATCCGCTTTTCATTGGATATCGATGACGATGTTCCCAAATACATCAAGAGCGATGGTGTACGCTTGGCCCAGATATTAAACAATCTCATCGGTAACGCGATGAAGTTTACCAAGAAACAAGGCGGCATTATTAATGTTCGAGTAAGTAGTCTTAAGCCTGACTCAAGGAGTGGAATAGCCCAGGTCTCTTCCCAAATTCATTTTTCAATAGAAGATAACGGCATTGGCATTCCTAAGGACAAGCACAAAAGTATTTTCGAGTCTTTTAGCCAAGCCGATGAGTCTACCACTCGCCAATTCGGCGGAACTGGCTTAGGGCTCACCATTGCTGCCCAATTGTCTAGGCTGCTGGGCGGAGATATCTGGGTGGAAAGTGTAGTTAACGAGGGTTCTACCTTTCATTTCACCATCTCTGCTGGGAAAGTGCAGGAAGATGTCCTTAGCGAAATAGATCCTCACAGCGCTAAGAGCGAACAGCCTCACGCTAACAGAGACTCTAAGAAATCGTGTCGGATCCTTGTGGTGGACGACAACGAAATGGGGCGAGAAATTGCTAGGCATAGACTGGAGAAGTGGGGACACATCGTATCTCTGGCTATAAATGGTCGGGAGGCAGTAGAACGCTTTAGCGAGGAAACCTTCGATCTCATTTTAATGGACTGCCAAATGCCGGTCATGGACGGCTATCAGGCTACCAGAGAAATCCGCCAGCTTGAACGAAGTAGAGGTAACGATACTTCAGGAACTCCCATTCCCATTCTTGCCATGACGGCAAACGCCACCGATGGAGCTGAAGGAGGATGTTTAGAAGCCGGCATGGATTACTACATTTCAAAGCCTGTAAATGAAGAGGAATTAATAAGCGTTATTGATAAGTATGTTGAAAATGCGGTTAACAGGGATAATAGCGTTTATGCGAGCGCGTCCTCTGCTTCTACGACAACAAAGGAGGAGGACGAGAAGACTACCGAGATCCCCTCTGCAATTTCACCTCACGTTCAGGAACAGCGTAGCAATTCTCACACTCCCTGTCGGATCCTTGTTGTCGATGACAACGAAATGGGGCGAGAAATTGCTAGGCATAGGTTGGAGAAGTGGGGACACAGCGTAGCCATAGCAGCTAATGGTGAGGAGGCAGTAGAGCGCTTTAAGCAGGAGAAGTTTGACTTAATATTTATGGATTGCGAAATGCCAGTTATGGATGGTCTCACAGCTACTAAACTAATTCGCCAACTTGAGCAGAATGGTCATGGCAAGCATTTTATAATTCGCATCCCAATACTTGCCATGACGGCTAATGAGGTCGACCGGGCCGAGAGTGAGTGTCTTGAGGCCGGCATGGATGCTTACGTCTCTAAGCCCATTAAGGAAAGTGAGTTAACAAACGCAATAAACAGGTTTGTAAGTGAGAGACAGCAGAATATTTAG
- a CDS encoding M48 family metallopeptidase: MITFFEHQDRARKKTGLLILVFGFAVIAIILAVYCAFYFFLTLSSERVPLRDEELFLFVSTITIGIISIGSLYKIILLRSGGGAGIAKSLGGRLLSSETRDPNERRVMNIVEEIAIASGVPVPQVYSMDAEEGINAFAAGFSPSDAVIGITAGSLSFFNRDELQGVVAHEFSHILNGDMRINLRLLGILNGILMISHAGRVLLRSMSRSRGKDKGAPAIAILGFSLTAIGSIGVLAGSIIQSAISRQREFLADASAVQFTRNPSGIANALRKIGGYYHGSKISHVNAREVSHFFFANGLGSSFFNLFATHPPLAERISRIDPSFDGTFTSPLPAADEQGGSSEELAGEKKHSRFVSMPQSSISAFSANPEAVIGEIGTPNTKHLSYAASLLHSLPEKIARAAHNSSGAQALIYSLLIDPNNSVTSDKQLGRLDKTISKTLYGDVLELLDSIKTLSPEYKLPLIDMALPALRGMSTAEYKSFISNIHYIVNTDAEVSLFEYALQLVISHHLAPIHDSPKRPRLFSTELPMEKVLSQAVALIRTLALMGNDDFDRGLSALSRGLKILAPHLSISASENTVPSLADLDMALASLQNTSPTAKEKIISACVATILADKQVSIKEAEILRAISAALDCPMPPILPSLSVS; encoded by the coding sequence ATGATTACATTTTTTGAGCATCAAGATAGAGCACGCAAAAAAACGGGCTTGCTTATACTTGTTTTTGGATTTGCCGTAATTGCAATCATTCTAGCCGTATACTGTGCTTTTTACTTCTTCCTAACTCTCTCGTCAGAACGAGTTCCCTTGCGAGATGAAGAGCTTTTTCTTTTTGTCAGCACAATTACCATTGGCATTATATCGATCGGAAGTTTGTATAAGATCATTTTACTTCGAAGTGGTGGCGGCGCTGGCATAGCAAAATCTTTGGGAGGGCGGTTACTTTCATCCGAAACAAGAGACCCCAACGAGAGGCGCGTCATGAATATAGTCGAGGAAATCGCTATTGCCTCAGGCGTGCCGGTGCCTCAAGTTTATTCCATGGACGCGGAGGAAGGCATCAATGCATTTGCCGCCGGCTTTTCCCCTAGCGATGCCGTTATAGGCATTACCGCTGGCTCTCTTTCTTTTTTTAATAGAGACGAACTTCAGGGGGTCGTTGCACATGAATTTAGCCACATTCTAAACGGCGACATGCGCATTAACTTGCGTTTACTGGGCATACTTAACGGAATACTGATGATCTCACACGCGGGTCGCGTTCTATTGAGATCTATGTCCCGTAGCCGAGGAAAAGATAAAGGCGCGCCAGCAATAGCCATACTGGGTTTTTCGCTGACTGCCATAGGTAGCATAGGTGTACTCGCTGGCTCTATAATCCAGAGCGCAATTTCGCGCCAAAGGGAGTTTTTGGCGGATGCTTCTGCAGTGCAATTTACGAGAAACCCAAGCGGGATAGCAAATGCGCTAAGAAAAATAGGCGGCTATTACCACGGTTCCAAGATAAGCCACGTAAATGCGCGCGAAGTTAGTCATTTCTTCTTTGCAAATGGCCTGGGTTCTAGTTTTTTTAATCTATTTGCAACACATCCACCTTTAGCAGAAAGGATTTCGCGAATCGATCCATCATTTGACGGCACGTTCACTTCACCTCTACCCGCCGCAGATGAGCAGGGGGGCTCTAGCGAAGAATTGGCGGGAGAAAAAAAGCATTCGCGTTTTGTTTCCATGCCGCAAAGCTCTATTTCGGCTTTTAGCGCAAACCCCGAAGCAGTAATAGGAGAAATTGGCACTCCGAACACTAAGCACTTGTCTTATGCAGCCTCTCTACTTCACTCCCTACCTGAAAAAATAGCGCGTGCCGCTCATAACTCGTCGGGCGCTCAAGCTCTGATATATTCTTTGCTAATAGATCCCAATAATTCTGTGACAAGCGATAAACAGCTAGGGCGCCTGGACAAAACTATATCTAAGACACTTTACGGAGATGTTCTTGAACTTCTCGACTCTATAAAGACACTTAGCCCTGAGTACAAATTGCCTTTAATAGACATGGCGTTACCAGCCTTGAGAGGGATGTCTACGGCAGAATATAAGTCTTTTATAAGTAATATTCACTATATTGTTAACACAGACGCGGAAGTTAGTTTGTTCGAATACGCCTTACAGCTCGTAATCTCGCATCATCTAGCGCCTATACACGATTCGCCCAAGCGCCCTAGACTTTTTTCTACCGAGCTTCCTATGGAGAAGGTTTTGTCTCAGGCAGTAGCTCTCATTAGGACGCTTGCTCTCATGGGGAACGACGATTTCGACAGAGGCCTTAGCGCTTTAAGCCGGGGACTAAAAATTCTTGCGCCGCATCTTAGCATCAGCGCTAGCGAGAACACAGTGCCATCTCTTGCTGATTTAGATATGGCCTTGGCCTCTCTGCAAAACACCTCACCTACTGCCAAGGAAAAAATTATTTCCGCCTGTGTAGCCACAATACTGGCAGACAAACAGGTTAGCATCAAGGAAGCCGAAATATTGCGCGCCATCTCCGCAGCCCTCGACTGTCCAATGCCACCTATCTTGCCAAGCCTGTCAGTATCGTAG